The window AGTTGGAGTTTTTAGTCCTGGCTTTCAATCAATTCAACGGAACTATACCACCGGAGTACGGAAACATTCCAACCCTCCAAGCCCTGGACCTTTCCTTCAACAGCCTAACGGGAGCAATTCCAAGCACCCTCGGAAACTTGAGCTCTCTCTTGTGGTTGATGCTTGCGAACAATTTCCTGACTGGTCCAATTCCACACGAATTGGGAAATTGTGGTAGTTTGCTGTGGCTTAATCTCGAGAACAACAAGCTCTCCGGGCCAATCCCATCTCAACTGAcaaaaattgggagaaatgttAAGCAAACATTCGACAAAAATAATCAGGACTATGATCAGATCATAGGGGGATCAGTAGAGTGCTTGGCGATGAAGAGATGGATTCCTGCAGATTACCCACCTTTCAGTTTCGTGTATACGATCCTCACTAGGAAGAGTTGTCAAGGCATATGGGACCGGCTACTTAAGGGAAACGGCCTATTTGAAATATGTGCAGCTGGCTCTTCTGTACGGACACAACAAATCTCGGGTTACATTCAACTGAGTGGGAATCAGCTTTCGGGTCAGCTCCCACCAGATATTGGTACATTGCGCAATTTTAGCATGATACATTTGGGTGTCAATAGATTCCAAGGCGAACTCCCTGCAAATATCGGTCAGTTGCCACTTGTAGTGTTCAACATCAGTGCGAACAATTTTTCGGGTCAAATTCCGGAGGAGATTGGGAATATTAAGTGCATGCGGAATCTTGATATGTCATATAACAATTTTTCTGGCACATTTCCTGTGAGCCTAAACGGCTTGACTGATTTAAGTAAGTTCAACATTTCGTACAATCCGCTCATCTCCGGCATAATTCCTTCGAGTGGGCAGTTAGCAACCTTCGAGAAAGAATCCTATCTCGGTGACCCCCTCCTGCAGCTTCCCAAATTCATCGACAACTCCACGTATCCAGCAAAAAAACCGTACGGGAATCCGAAAAAGCCTAAAAAGTTTGCTGCATATGTTTTGGTCTTGGTTTTGCTAATTGTTGTCTTGGTATGTGGAGTTTTGTCACTTGTAGCGTGCTTATCCGGAAAGAGCCCGCCACAGCCCCCAGGATACTTGTTGGAGGACATCAAATACCGGCATGACTTGGCCTCGAGCTCTAGCAGTTCATCCCCGTGGTTGTCGGATACTGTGAAGATCATTCGTTTGGACAAAACGGCTTTTACACATGCTGACATTTTGAACGCTACACGCAATTTTTCGGAAGATAGGATTATAGGGAGGGGAGGGTTTGGGACAGTGTACCAAGGAGTATTGCCGGATGGGAGAGTAGTAGCGGTGAAGAAGCTTCTAAGAGAAGGACTCGAAGGTGAAAGGGAGTTCCGAGCTGAAATGGAGGTTCTTAGTGGGAATGGCTTTGGCTGGCCTCACCCGAACCTTGTAACTCTTCACGGCTGGTGTCTCTATGGATCCGAAAAAATACTAGTCTACGAGTACATGGAAGGCGGGACCTTGGAGGATTTTATAACTGATAGAGTAGGACTGACATGGCGAAGGCGAGTTGATGTGGCAGTTGACGTGGCTCGAGCCTTGGTGTTTCTACACCACGAGTGCTTCCCTGCCATCGTGCACCGCGATGTGAAGGCAAGCAATGTGCTGCTAGACAAGGATGGAAAGGCGAGAGTTACAGATTTCGGGCTGGCTAGAATAGTCGATGCAGGGAATACTCATGTGAGCACAATGGTGGCGGGGACTGTTGGCTATGTCGCGCCCGAATATGGGCAGACATGGCAAGCCACGACGAAAGGAGATGTGTACAGTTACGGAGTGCTGGCAATGGAGTTGGCAACCGGGAGGAGAGCGGTGGATGGAGGAGAGGAGTGCCTTGTGGAATGGGCAAGAAGGGTAATGGGAAATGGACATCAAGGATTCAACCGGTCTGTGATACCGGTTATGCTTATGGGATCGGGGCTGGTTGATGGGGCGGAGGAGATGTGCGAGCTGCTTAAGGTTGGCATTAAGTGCACGGCCGAGGCACCACAGTCAAGGCCAAACATGAAGGAGGTTCTAGCTATGCTACTCAATATATATAATGTCGAAATGTTAAATATATAGTTCACAAAGAAATTAACTTTTCTACTCAGATTCGTTTATGTAAATTCTTCTTGTAAAGAAACGAAAAATCCAATCAATTTTGCCCCTTCTTAGGGTATTAGATTTCTACCCATGCTTTGCTGGTTCGAACTCCCATcccttaaattattgtaatagtttctaACTCTTCATCTTCTcataataatattaaaaaaaaaaaaaaaaaaaaaaaaaaccaaatgaaatcaTTATCCCCTACCTGAAAAAGGCAATGCATTGATCAAATAAATAGCATACCTAGAGTAAGTCGAGTTGGCTGAAGTAGTGTGCTCTCTCTCTTTGCATTCAAGTTCGAATTCTcctataatttaaaatattt is drawn from Malus domestica chromosome 14, GDT2T_hap1 and contains these coding sequences:
- the LOC108175283 gene encoding probable LRR receptor-like serine/threonine-protein kinase At1g74360, whose translation is MYSSITKNNSWRTVCSIFLVLVVIMITGASMVAGDSLDTDREVLLSLKAFLQQTNRVNQGIYSQWNQNSSNPCEWPGISCNHDSKRVSGVQLSNQHITGEIFLNFSALTALSHLDLSKNTITGALPEDLSQCHSLKHLNLSHNTIDGGLNLNGLNQLEVLDLTVNRFYGDLGMSFPGVCSNLVVANLSANNFNGRIDHMFDECFNLQYLDLSTNYFSGEIWSGFSRLTEFSVSENYFNGTILPSVFANSCSLVDLDLSENSFSGAVPAEISKCQRLVKLDLWGNKFTGPIPSEIGSISSLQALFLGNNSFSRDIPESLLDLNSLTFLDLSRNNFSGDIQDIFGRLRQVKFLGLHSNWYTGGIYSSGILKLPNVTRLDVSYNNFTGPLPLVISQMPKLEFLVLAFNQFNGTIPPEYGNIPTLQALDLSFNSLTGAIPSTLGNLSSLLWLMLANNFLTGPIPHELGNCGSLLWLNLENNKLSGPIPSQLTKIGRNVKQTFDKNNQDYDQIIGGSVECLAMKRWIPADYPPFSFVYTILTRKSCQGIWDRLLKGNGLFEICAAGSSVRTQQISGYIQLSGNQLSGQLPPDIGTLRNFSMIHLGVNRFQGELPANIGQLPLVVFNISANNFSGQIPEEIGNIKCMRNLDMSYNNFSGTFPVSLNGLTDLSKFNISYNPLISGIIPSSGQLATFEKESYLGDPLLQLPKFIDNSTYPAKKPYGNPKKPKKFAAYVLVLVLLIVVLVCGVLSLVACLSGKSPPQPPGYLLEDIKYRHDLASSSSSSSPWLSDTVKIIRLDKTAFTHADILNATRNFSEDRIIGRGGFGTVYQGVLPDGRVVAVKKLLREGLEGEREFRAEMEVLSGNGFGWPHPNLVTLHGWCLYGSEKILVYEYMEGGTLEDFITDRVGLTWRRRVDVAVDVARALVFLHHECFPAIVHRDVKASNVLLDKDGKARVTDFGLARIVDAGNTHVSTMVAGTVGYVAPEYGQTWQATTKGDVYSYGVLAMELATGRRAVDGGEECLVEWARRVMGNGHQGFNRSVIPVMLMGSGLVDGAEEMCELLKVGIKCTAEAPQSRPNMKEVLAMLLNIYNVEMLNI